In one window of Pseudomonas putida DNA:
- a CDS encoding LLM class flavin-dependent oxidoreductase encodes MSKQILLNAFNMNCIGHINHGLWTHPRDTSTRYKDIEYWTDLARLLERGLFDGLFIADIVGTYDIYGDSVDVTLKESIQLPVNDPLLLVSAMAAVTRNLGFGLTANLTYEPPYLFARRLSTLDHLSKGRVGWNIVTGYLDSAARAMGLEQQPEHDRRYDQADEYLQVLYKLLEGSWADDAVVEDRKQRVYARPDKVRKVEHRGEFYKVEGYHLCEPSPQRTPVLFQAGSSARGLAFAGNHAECVFIGGQTHSGTRAQVDKVRAAALAAGRDPQAIKVFMGITVIVAPTEEQARAKHAEYLRHASAEAGVAHFAASTGIDFAAFDLDEPINAGQGNAIQSATKLLQDNVWTRRRLLEQHALGGRYVTLVGAPDQVAEQLIGWIDETGLDGFNLARTVTPESYEDFIDLVVPELQRRGRYKTAYAEGSLRQKLFASPSAHLPADHPGSTYRTPTNAPTGAAHHA; translated from the coding sequence ATGAGCAAGCAGATCCTGCTCAACGCTTTCAACATGAACTGCATTGGCCATATCAACCACGGCCTGTGGACCCATCCGCGCGACACCTCGACCCGCTACAAGGACATCGAGTACTGGACCGACCTCGCGCGCCTGCTGGAGCGCGGGCTGTTCGACGGGCTGTTCATCGCCGACATCGTCGGCACCTACGACATCTACGGCGACTCGGTCGACGTCACGCTCAAGGAATCGATCCAGCTACCGGTCAACGACCCGCTGCTGCTGGTCTCGGCCATGGCCGCGGTGACCCGCAACCTGGGCTTCGGGCTTACCGCCAACCTCACCTACGAGCCGCCGTATCTGTTCGCCCGCAGGCTCTCGACCCTCGACCACCTGAGCAAGGGCAGGGTCGGCTGGAACATCGTCACCGGCTACCTCGACAGCGCGGCCCGTGCCATGGGCCTGGAACAGCAGCCCGAGCACGACCGGCGCTACGACCAGGCCGACGAATACCTGCAGGTGCTGTACAAGCTGCTCGAAGGCAGTTGGGCGGACGATGCCGTGGTCGAAGACCGCAAGCAGCGCGTCTATGCCCGGCCCGACAAAGTGCGCAAGGTCGAGCACCGAGGCGAGTTCTACAAGGTCGAGGGCTATCACCTGTGCGAACCCTCGCCGCAGCGCACACCGGTGCTGTTCCAGGCGGGCAGCTCGGCACGCGGCCTGGCATTTGCCGGCAACCACGCCGAGTGCGTGTTCATCGGCGGCCAGACCCACTCAGGCACCCGTGCCCAGGTCGACAAGGTGCGCGCAGCCGCCCTCGCCGCCGGCCGCGACCCTCAGGCGATCAAGGTGTTCATGGGCATCACCGTGATCGTCGCACCCACCGAGGAGCAGGCCCGCGCCAAGCACGCCGAGTATTTGCGTCACGCCAGCGCCGAAGCCGGTGTGGCGCACTTTGCCGCCTCCACCGGCATCGACTTCGCTGCCTTCGACCTCGACGAGCCAATCAACGCAGGCCAGGGCAATGCGATCCAGTCCGCCACCAAGCTCTTGCAGGACAACGTCTGGACCCGCCGCCGCCTGCTGGAACAACACGCCCTGGGCGGACGCTACGTGACCCTGGTCGGTGCGCCTGACCAGGTCGCCGAGCAACTGATCGGCTGGATCGACGAGACCGGCCTGGACGGCTTCAACCTGGCACGCACCGTCACCCCGGAAAGCTACGAAGACTTCATCGACCTGGTGGTCCCCGAACTGCAACGCCGCGGCCGCTACAAGACCGCCTACGCCGAGGGCAGCCTGCGCCAGAAGCTGTTCGCCAGCCCTAGCGCACATCTGCCCGCCGACCATCCCGGCAGCACCTATCGCACCCCGACCAACGCCCCCACCGGAGCCGCGCATCATGCTTGA
- a CDS encoding SfnB family sulfur acquisition oxidoreductase: protein MTTSVITSDAQALAVAEDIARQLHRDSALRDRERRLPHAELELFTRSGLWAISVPKAFGGAEVSNVTLAKVIARIAQADASLGQIPQNHFYALEVLRVNGTLEQQQRLYAEVLAGKRFGNALAELGTRTSSDRTTRLTRDGGGYRINGRKFYATGAIYAQRIPTSVVDDEGVQQLAFVPADSPGVQVIDDWSGFGQRTTGSGSVLFDNVRVEAADLVPFQAAFERPTTVGPLAQILHAAIDTGIARAAVEDALHFVRNHSRPWIDAGVDQASADPLTLNSFGRLSIRLHAAEALLERAGEILDQAQRDSNASSVAAASIAVAEARAISTEISLAAGSTLFELAGSRATLAEHSLDRHWRNARVHTLHDPVRWKYHAIGNYYLNGENPPLRGTI, encoded by the coding sequence ATGACCACATCCGTGATCACCAGCGACGCCCAAGCCCTGGCCGTCGCTGAAGACATCGCCCGGCAACTGCACCGCGACAGCGCCCTGCGCGACCGCGAGCGTCGCCTCCCGCACGCCGAACTGGAGCTGTTCACCCGCTCCGGCCTGTGGGCCATCAGCGTACCCAAGGCCTTCGGCGGCGCCGAAGTGTCGAACGTTACCCTGGCCAAGGTCATCGCCCGCATCGCCCAGGCCGACGCCTCGCTCGGGCAGATTCCGCAGAACCACTTCTACGCCCTCGAAGTACTGCGCGTGAACGGCACCCTCGAACAACAGCAGCGTCTCTACGCCGAGGTGCTGGCCGGCAAGCGCTTCGGCAACGCCCTGGCCGAACTCGGCACCAGGACCTCCAGCGACCGCACCACCCGCCTGACCCGCGACGGCGGCGGCTACCGCATCAACGGCCGCAAGTTCTACGCCACCGGCGCGATCTACGCCCAGCGCATCCCCACCTCGGTGGTCGATGACGAGGGCGTGCAGCAACTGGCGTTCGTACCCGCCGACAGCCCCGGTGTGCAGGTGATCGACGACTGGAGCGGCTTCGGCCAGCGCACCACCGGCAGCGGTTCGGTGCTGTTCGACAATGTCCGTGTCGAGGCTGCCGACCTGGTGCCCTTCCAGGCCGCGTTCGAACGCCCGACCACAGTCGGCCCATTGGCCCAGATTCTCCACGCCGCCATCGACACCGGCATCGCTCGCGCCGCAGTCGAGGACGCCCTGCACTTCGTGCGCAACCACAGCCGCCCATGGATAGACGCAGGTGTCGACCAGGCTTCGGCCGACCCACTGACACTCAACAGCTTCGGTCGCCTGAGCATCCGCCTGCACGCCGCCGAAGCACTGCTCGAACGGGCCGGTGAAATCCTCGACCAGGCCCAGCGCGACAGCAACGCCAGCAGCGTGGCCGCCGCCTCCATCGCCGTCGCCGAGGCCCGCGCGATCAGCACCGAGATTTCCCTGGCCGCCGGCAGCACTCTGTTCGAGCTGGCAGGCAGCCGCGCCACCCTGGCCGAACACAGCCTCGACCGCCACTGGCGCAACGCCCGGGTCCACACCCTGCACGACCCGGTGCGCTGGAAGTACCACGCCATCGGCAACTACTACCTCAACGGCGAAAACCCACCGCTGCGAGGGACCATCTGA
- a CDS encoding SfnB family sulfur acquisition oxidoreductase: protein MSSQPNTQFHSDIDSSPLLLPAKVLRNDAEALQAARELAEVARQQASRRDQQRKLPWAEIELFTRSGLGSISVPKAHGGPDVSFATIAEVFRLISAADPALGQIPQNQFGLLQLLRLTASEAQQALIFRSVLDGWRIGNAGPERSTKDTLTLKARITRDGDTYRISGEKFYSTGALFAHWVAVKALDDEGRQRLAFVRRGSPGLRIVDDWSGFGQRTTASGTVLLDQVPVDADLVIDNWRQADQPNIQGSVSQLIQAAIDAGIAEAAIDDAIAFVRDKSRPWIDAKVERASDDLYVIADIGRLKLELHAAEALLRKAAQVLDEVNAAPIDAAAAARASIAVAEAKVLTTEISLQASEKLLELAGSRATLAEFNLDRHWRNARVHTLHDPVRWKYHAVGAYYLNGTLPARHSWI from the coding sequence ATGTCCAGCCAACCCAATACCCAATTCCACAGCGATATCGACAGCTCGCCCCTGCTGCTGCCGGCCAAGGTGTTGCGCAATGACGCCGAGGCCCTGCAAGCGGCCCGCGAACTGGCCGAAGTCGCGCGCCAGCAGGCTTCGCGCCGCGACCAGCAACGCAAGCTGCCGTGGGCCGAGATCGAGCTGTTCACCCGCTCGGGGCTTGGCAGCATCAGCGTGCCCAAGGCCCATGGCGGCCCGGATGTGTCGTTCGCGACCATCGCCGAAGTCTTTCGCCTGATCAGCGCCGCCGACCCGGCGTTGGGGCAGATCCCGCAGAATCAGTTCGGCCTGCTGCAACTGCTGCGCCTGACCGCCAGCGAGGCGCAGCAGGCGCTGATCTTCCGCTCGGTGCTGGACGGCTGGCGCATCGGCAATGCCGGCCCCGAACGCAGCACCAAAGACACCTTGACCCTCAAGGCCCGCATCACCCGCGACGGCGACACCTACCGGATCAGCGGCGAGAAGTTCTACTCCACCGGCGCCCTGTTCGCCCACTGGGTGGCGGTAAAGGCCCTGGACGACGAAGGTCGCCAGCGCCTGGCCTTCGTACGCCGTGGCAGCCCTGGGCTGCGCATCGTCGACGACTGGTCCGGCTTCGGCCAGCGCACCACCGCCAGCGGCACGGTGCTGCTCGACCAGGTGCCGGTGGACGCGGACCTGGTGATCGACAACTGGCGTCAGGCCGACCAGCCCAATATTCAGGGCTCGGTCTCGCAACTGATCCAGGCTGCCATCGACGCCGGAATCGCCGAAGCGGCCATCGACGACGCCATCGCCTTCGTGCGTGACAAGTCGCGGCCGTGGATCGATGCCAAGGTCGAACGGGCCAGCGATGATCTCTACGTGATCGCCGACATCGGCCGTCTCAAGCTCGAGCTGCACGCCGCCGAGGCGCTGCTGCGCAAGGCCGCGCAGGTGCTGGACGAAGTCAATGCGGCGCCCATCGATGCCGCTGCGGCGGCGCGCGCCTCGATTGCCGTGGCCGAGGCCAAGGTGCTCACCACCGAGATTTCGCTGCAGGCCAGCGAGAAGCTGCTCGAACTCGCCGGCAGCCGCGCCACCCTCGCCGAATTCAACCTCGACCGCCACTGGCGCAACGCCCGGGTGCACACGCTGCACGACCCGGTGCGCTGGAAGTACCACGCGGTCGGCGCCTATTACCTCAACGGCACGCTGCCTGCGCGGCATTCCTGGATCTGA
- the tcyN gene encoding L-cystine ABC transporter ATP-binding protein TcyN, with protein sequence MIVVEGLTKQFKGQTVLKGIDLTVEAGEVVAIIGPSGSGKTTFLRCLNLLETPDAGKIRIGDIDIDADRPLGSQQSAIRRLRQQAGFVFQNFNLFPHRTALENVIEGPVIVKKTPRDQALELGRKLLAKVGLAGKEDAYPRRLSGGQQQRVAIARALAMEPEVILFDEPTSALDPELVGEVLATIRGLAEEKRTMIIVTHEMSFARDVANRVIFFDKGVIVEQGEAKALFADPKEERTRQFLRKFLGTTASQD encoded by the coding sequence ATGATCGTAGTAGAAGGCCTGACCAAGCAGTTCAAGGGCCAGACCGTGCTCAAGGGCATCGACCTGACAGTCGAGGCCGGTGAAGTCGTCGCCATCATCGGCCCCAGCGGCTCGGGCAAGACCACCTTCCTGCGCTGTCTGAACCTGCTGGAAACACCCGATGCCGGGAAGATCCGCATCGGCGATATCGATATCGACGCCGACCGCCCGCTCGGCAGCCAGCAAAGCGCGATCCGCCGTCTGCGCCAGCAGGCCGGGTTCGTGTTCCAGAACTTCAACCTGTTCCCGCACCGCACCGCCCTGGAGAACGTCATCGAAGGGCCGGTGATCGTCAAGAAGACCCCGCGCGACCAGGCCCTGGAGCTGGGCCGCAAGCTGCTCGCCAAGGTCGGCCTGGCCGGCAAGGAAGACGCCTATCCAAGGCGCCTTTCCGGCGGCCAGCAGCAGCGCGTGGCCATCGCCCGTGCCCTGGCGATGGAGCCTGAAGTGATCCTCTTCGACGAACCGACCTCCGCGCTCGACCCCGAGCTGGTCGGCGAAGTGCTGGCGACCATCCGCGGCCTGGCCGAAGAGAAGCGCACCATGATCATCGTCACCCACGAGATGAGCTTTGCACGTGATGTGGCGAACCGGGTGATCTTCTTCGACAAGGGCGTGATCGTCGAGCAGGGCGAGGCCAAGGCGCTGTTCGCCGATCCGAAGGAGGAACGCACCCGGCAGTTCCTGCGCAAGTTCCTCGGGACCACTGCTTCGCAAGACTGA
- the tcyL gene encoding cystine ABC transporter permease, translating to MISESLQLVIDSTPFLLKGAGYTVLLSVGGMFFGLVLGFALALMRLSKILPLDWLARIYVSFFRGTPLLVQLFVIYFGMPQIGIELDPIPASLIGLSLNMAAYICEILRAAISSIDRGQWEAAASIGMTRTQAMRRAILPQAMRTALPPLGNSFISLVKDTALAATIQVPELFRQAQLITARTFEVFTMYLAVAVIYWILCSILAHFQNRMEARVNQHDQEH from the coding sequence ATGATCTCTGAAAGCCTGCAACTCGTTATCGACTCTACGCCCTTCCTGCTCAAGGGCGCGGGTTACACGGTACTGCTCAGTGTCGGCGGCATGTTCTTCGGCCTGGTGCTGGGCTTTGCCCTGGCACTGATGCGCCTGTCGAAGATCCTGCCGCTGGACTGGCTGGCGCGGATCTACGTGTCGTTCTTCCGCGGCACGCCGCTGCTGGTGCAACTGTTCGTGATCTACTTCGGCATGCCACAGATCGGCATCGAACTCGATCCGATCCCCGCCTCGTTGATCGGCCTGTCGCTGAACATGGCGGCGTACATCTGCGAAATCCTGCGCGCGGCGATCTCCTCGATCGACCGCGGCCAGTGGGAAGCCGCAGCCAGCATCGGCATGACCCGTACCCAGGCCATGCGCCGGGCGATCCTGCCCCAGGCCATGCGCACCGCCCTGCCGCCGCTGGGCAACAGCTTCATCTCGCTGGTCAAGGATACCGCCCTGGCAGCGACCATCCAGGTGCCAGAGCTGTTCCGCCAGGCACAGTTGATCACCGCACGGACCTTCGAAGTCTTCACCATGTATCTGGCCGTGGCCGTCATCTACTGGATTCTCTGCAGTATCCTGGCGCACTTCCAGAACCGCATGGAAGCGCGGGTCAACCAGCATGACCAGGAGCACTGA